In the genome of Stomoxys calcitrans chromosome 4, idStoCalc2.1, whole genome shotgun sequence, the window ctTGCTAGCAAACTTGTTAACTGCAGCAATGAATTTAGACCATCGACAACTTTCATATGGGTTACGCCAATCTCgcgaatgaaatttaatttcatatgTTCATCCACATTAAGGCGTTTACATACACGAAATATATTTCCAATGATATCCTCTGCAGCGTAGCCAAACCGCCacaatttggctagaattttATAAGCCTTGTGAATGTCGTTCTGAGCACAATGTTGCAGCATATCTTGTATTAGCATTGGATGTGGTTCATCGCATACCTTAAATACATTAGCTCCTGTAATCTTTCCGAAGCCCTGTGCCGTAGACTGTAGATTGTTTAATGCTTGACGCATATCACCCTGGGCGGTGAAAACAATTGCTTCCAGACCTTCTTCGTCGTACTCTAATTCTTCGCGCTGACAAACTTCAATCAATTTTGCTAAGATCTGGGCATCCGACAATTTGGTAAAACGTAGCATAGCACAACGAGACTGTATGGGTTCAATTATTTTTTCACTTGTGTTACAGGCCAAAGCAAATCGTGTTGTATTGCTGTAGATTTCCATTGTGCGTCGAAGGGCCTGTTGGGCACCTTCAGTCATGCTGTCTGCCTCATCCAAAATTACTATCTTATGACGCCCACGTGGAAGTGTTACCTTTTGTTGAGCaaacattttgattttgttACGAACTACATCAATGCCACGTTCATTCGATGCATTCAATTCCAAAACAGCCTCTTTGTAGCTATCACCCAAAAGAATGCGAGCCAAGCATTGTATGGTCGTGGTTTTGCCCACACCAGGTGGTCCCTGTTGAAATTCAAATATACGTTGCTCAAATTGACAATGAATACGATTTATTGAGGCTTACCGCTATTATAATATTGGGAGCATTTCCTTGAGTGGCGAATACTGAAAGTCGGGCCACTGTATCCTCATTACCCACAATTTCATCGAACTTAACTGGACGAAATTTTTCAATCCTGTAACATAAACATACGCAGTcttaatttaacaaattttaatagactttttattattaatattaccATGGTAGATTGCGTTTCTTAATTTCCTCTACAGTTAATTCGACTTCTGGCATTTTTCTCTGCTGATGGATTTTTTGATTCTGCTTGTTAATTGCCAATTTTCTTATTACTGCCAGCTACGGACACAGCTACCGCCAAAACCAAAACACTGAAATCCCGATGTTGCCACATTATGAAAATGATACAATGCCACTGTTGACCGAAAATATTGCCGGCAAAAAGTAGAAAATAAAGCCCAATGTCAGTAATAAACAACAATTAGGCATTTGTAGCTTTATAAAATagtatttaaaattagtttaTATATTCATTtcatataaactcttctattTCTAATGCATTTATACTCTTTATTATTTAGTTAATGTTAATACATAACTTATCTGGTAACTTCATATTTTCATCAGAGTTGCAATGGTTTAGCAAATTTGTACGATTTTCTACAACCATTCATTGTCTGTGTTGAACCGAGTGGCAACGGAATCCTTCGGACGTGCGGTGCGGTTGtgagaaataaaaattgaaaaattgcatAAACTTAAATAAGAAGAAAGAAATCAACAAAATATTATGGCTGCAAGATTAATCCAAAAGATTGTAAGATTCTTTCCTAAGATTTGGCATTGCATGTCTATTTTGAGTTACGTGGACAAGTCGAAATTTTTACCACCAGCTTAACATAACTTCCTCTCCTTCTGTTCGTCAAATGTTctttttgctttaattttaGTTAAGATTTATTGGAATTAATGGCTCCCGGGAAGCAAATGAGTTGTCGACATCTTTAAAGGTACTAAAAGGCGACTAGTTCTTACATTCCAATTACATGTCTTTAGAGCAGTAGTTTCTGCAGAAATttaaattgagaaaatttttgcCATACGAGTTGGCTCTTCTATGGTTGCTGTCAACATCTTTTTACATAACACTTGATAgggcaaataaaattttaaagatttagaGCAGGTCTTCGCCTCGTCGATactatggaaattttttaattgcggAAAAGAATAGTGCATGTGATATATCGATGCAGCTACGTGCGTATATACGACAATAGGGATGATGtacatatatacaaatttatataaatttctgaatattttgatgaaaaatctTAACCTCAACTTATCCTCTAGTGagaaaatggactatatcgcaTCCGTTAATATGAACATAAAAATTTCGCCAATTTCCTAAGATGTATTTACTGATTCTCATAAAGAGCAAGGATGAATAACTTGATTGGCTATCACCTCCAGGAAGAACTTATGTAATAGTGTTCCCTTCTTTGTTTTAACATGAAATTTAACACTGATCACCGATTAGAAGTATCGGTGCATACTTTGTTATATTCCAAAAACAATTGTATCTCGATGGCGATGTCGATTCGAGGAAACGTTCATGTTTATATCTGTTTCATGTTGGTTTTAGTGTTTCCTTTTGGTTCGTTATTTTAACGTGGAATTTAACACTATTCACCGATTAGAAGTATCGGtgtatacttttttatattCCAAAAACAATTTAACCTGGATGGCGATGTTAATTCGAGGAAAAATACTTTCATCTTTATATCTCTTTCATTTTGGTTAACGATAACGTAATTGCATATTCTCCCTGATTGCAacaatataaacattttttccgGAAAGTAAATGGGTCTTGAGAAATACGCCTTCGATGGAACGGTCAAAACATTGCAATACaatataaacacaaaaaaactaaattttttctcAACAAGTGTCACTTATAACCAATATTTTATTCCCATTTCATTTAAAAGCTATTccagacctttcatttggtgtATAAGTTTATTTTCTTAGGCGGGGAAACTCAAGTAatagtgattttttaagagctataggagaGTTCTTCAGAAGGAAAAACACATAatgcagaaaaatgcatgaaatctttttttgaatctatatgttatttgataacaaaattcaagtgttcgtttgtaaaacgattcataGTTAAATTATTGAACAAACTgactgtgaaacaaaacacgaaacctgcgtgagctgtttaaaccagtgttgacaaaaagataatagctaaaaattcaCCCTTCAATTGATTTATatttaacaataaaaaatgaGGAAAAAATCATAAGGCTGGCCGAAGGCCGGTTAATTTTCCCCACTTTAGAATGCAGAGGGAACTTTTATTTAGAAAGTTTTagactttattttttgttttcttatgagcctttatttttctgttttcttaTGTGAAGAAAAACATTTGTGGCTGGGGAGCCAAAGGCTATAGTTAACTTTAtattaactttttattttagatttaaCTAGAACTTAAGAATTATTACTCAGGTTGTGTTATCAATGTAAAATATTTATAGGCCCTATAGGCTTCTTATTACAAAGAAAATGgctaataaaatgaaatgaaaatattaggcccggccgaagaTCGCTTAAATTCCTCCTTACGAGAATACCAAagccatttttatttaaaaaaaaattttgagtgtaTTTTACTGTTGGACTTTCGAAGGAGGAAATCTAAAGTTTTGCCAAAGGCTGGTTAATTTCCACAATTTACATTGACTTTATTTTGATGTAGGGCCTATGAGGGAGGAGTAACTCATAATCCTGGGCGGTAATTTTCTCCCACGTTTTAATTTGCAGAGGgttcttttttaaaaatattgttcGATCTTCGAATATGTGTATTATTGGTCTTATAAATCTTATTAGCTTTATGTATGGTTCTAGTTAggctaattaaaatttttataactcatatgtatgcaattttaaaatttcgtgattgtcaaaaaaaaaaaattaatatttgcaaaaattactTCAATACTAATAGCCAATGCTTACCAAAATGTCAATAATCATATCATTAAACTCAGTATGTTTCGAAAcggtttgttaatttttttcattttatctttTAGGTTAACACAACTCCTGCATCTGGTCGTGCATTTTCTTCGGGTACACGCAAAGTTACCCTCATTCCTGGTGATGGCATTGGTCCAGAAATTTCTGCTGCTGTGCAGAAAATCTTTACTGCTGCCAGCGTGCCCATTGAATGGGAAGCAGTCGATGTGACTCCCGTTAGGGTGAGTACACAAAAAATAGGATTATATTTTTTCAGTATTTAACAAATATATTATTTGTATTATTAAAGGGTCCGGATGGCATGTTCGGCATTCCTCAAGCTGCCATAGATTCGGTTAACAcaaacaagatcggtttaaagggtCCTCTCATGACTCCCGTCGGCAAGGGTCATCGTTCCTTGAATTTGGCCTTGCGTAAAGAGTTCAATCTGTATGCCAACGTAAGGCCCTGCAGAAGTTTGGAGGGTTACAAGACTTTGTACGATAACGTAGATGTTGTCACAATTCGCGAGAACACTGAAGGTGAATACTCTGGCATTGAACATGAAATTGTCGACGGAGTTGTGCAAAGTATCAAATTGATTACGGAGGAGGCTTCAAAACGTGTGGCTGAATACGCTTTCCAATACGCCAAGAACAACAACAGGAAGAAGGTTACCGTTGTACACAAGGCCAACATTATGTACGGCGTTTTGCATTATAAAAAAGTTTCATTtggtaatatatattttttttattaaaataggcGTATGTCAGATGGTTTGTTCTTGCGTTGTGTCCGCGACATGGCTGGAAACTTCCCAGAAATTAAATTTGAGGAACGTTATTTGGACACAGTTTGCTTGAATATGGTACAAGATCCCAACAAGTATGATGTTCTGGTAGGTATTTATTTTGGGTTATTATGTAGGATGAATTACTGTAATTTGGAGAACCACCATTTTTTCATTCGTAATAATTGTAACTATACGTAATAATAGGTAATGCCTAACTTGTACGGTGATATCTTGTCTGATATGTGCGCCGGCTTAGTAGGTGGTCTCGGTTTGACACCTTCTGGCAACATGGGTCTTAACGGAGCCCTCTTCGAATCCGTAAGCTGCATacataaattcaaatttatgaTTAGTAGTGCtaacgaattttattttttacaggtTCACGGTACTGCCCCCGATATTGCCGGCAAAGATTTGGCCAACCCCACCGCCTTGTTGTTGTCTTCCGTCATGATGTTGAGACACATGCAGCTCAATTCTCACGCCGATAAAATTGAACAGGCCTGTTTCTCCGTCATTAAGGAGGGAAAATATTTGACTGGCGATTTGGGTGGCAAAGCCAAGTGCTCCGAATTCACAAATGAAATTTGTGCTAAGCTGTAAATGTTGCACCAACATCTTCGCCACAAAAActcatttcatttaagccaaaaaACCTTGCACcgttttaaaataatttgaatAGAAAGAAGctcttgaaaaaacaaaaaccaaccgATAGTATTGTACGTTCGAATACCTACTTAATGCAATTTATTGcaagttttaaatattttctaaaatcaaaACATTATGAATAttttcgagtagttaaaaacCAACACATATATCCATCCTTGTTTGtcgtattattattttattagaaACTTTTATGTATAATcttgttagttttttttctgtCCAAAAGAAAAGTGTAttgttatttaaatatttaatccacattttaatttataattttatttttcctttgtctattttggcttcatttatttttaaatttccaataaatttatttgaatgtCAACGGACGCATCATTATGAAACTCATATGTAACGTAACAATAAATTATCGCGTATAATGATataaagaacaaacaaaaataaaacagaatagTTATCATAATACACAAAAAAActtgttgaaataaaaaattaaacagacATTAGATAGaatgtgttttgtttcaaatcAAAGGTGAAGCCGATTTGAAAGAGATATCTGGTCGTTTTTTACGCgaaatttccaatttcatttatttaggttaggttgaaaagaggactatggacacacacccaagtcagtaatcggcttgttgtgcgctctaaaatacTAAGAAGtatcctcgaaaaagaaaatctaagttaggaattccgtgctacttacaaaatacttaattgttttccatgccactctcctaagttggttcatgtctggtattgtgtccccacctaaatgaTGGTATCTTCTTGGCGCGAAGGCCGGGCAGtagtgacataggaaatgctccaacgtctcatcatctt includes:
- the LOC106085540 gene encoding replication factor C subunit 2; the protein is MPEVELTVEEIKKRNLPWIEKFRPVKFDEIVGNEDTVARLSVFATQGNAPNIIIAGPPGVGKTTTIQCLARILLGDSYKEAVLELNASNERGIDVVRNKIKMFAQQKVTLPRGRHKIVILDEADSMTEGAQQALRRTMEIYSNTTRFALACNTSEKIIEPIQSRCAMLRFTKLSDAQILAKLIEVCQREELEYDEEGLEAIVFTAQGDMRQALNNLQSTAQGFGKITGANVFKVCDEPHPMLIQDMLQHCAQNDIHKAYKILAKLWRFGYAAEDIIGNIFRVCKRLNVDEHMKLNFIREIGVTHMKVVDGLNSLLQLTSLLARLCEISDTN
- the LOC106085539 gene encoding probable isocitrate dehydrogenase [NAD] subunit alpha, mitochondrial isoform X2 produces the protein MAARLIQKIVNTTPASGRAFSSGTRKVTLIPGDGIGPEISAAVQKIFTAASVPIEWEAVDVTPVRGPDGMFGIPQAAIDSVNTNKIGLKGPLMTPVGKGHRSLNLALRKEFNLYANVRPCRSLEGYKTLYDNVDVVTIRENTEGEYSGIEHEIVDGVVQSIKLITEEASKRVAEYAFQYAKNNNRKKVTVVHKANIMRMSDGLFLRCVRDMAGNFPEIKFEERYLDTVCLNMVQDPNKYDVLVMPNLYGDILSDMCAGLVGGLGLTPSGNMGLNGALFESVHGTAPDIAGKDLANPTALLLSSVMMLRHMQLNSHADKIEQACFSVIKEGKYLTGDLGGKAKCSEFTNEICAKL
- the LOC106085539 gene encoding probable isocitrate dehydrogenase [NAD] subunit alpha, mitochondrial isoform X1, with protein sequence MAARLIQKILRFIGINGSREANELSTSLKVNTTPASGRAFSSGTRKVTLIPGDGIGPEISAAVQKIFTAASVPIEWEAVDVTPVRGPDGMFGIPQAAIDSVNTNKIGLKGPLMTPVGKGHRSLNLALRKEFNLYANVRPCRSLEGYKTLYDNVDVVTIRENTEGEYSGIEHEIVDGVVQSIKLITEEASKRVAEYAFQYAKNNNRKKVTVVHKANIMRMSDGLFLRCVRDMAGNFPEIKFEERYLDTVCLNMVQDPNKYDVLVMPNLYGDILSDMCAGLVGGLGLTPSGNMGLNGALFESVHGTAPDIAGKDLANPTALLLSSVMMLRHMQLNSHADKIEQACFSVIKEGKYLTGDLGGKAKCSEFTNEICAKL